The genome window AAATTTGCTTAGAACGTTTTGGCATAATTTTAGAATTAACACATCACAAATATGAAAAAATGGATTAGCTTTATAGCGTTGTTCTTTGGATTAGCAAGTTTCTCTTTTGCGCAAAGATTTTGTTACGTAGACAGCCAGTATATTTTAGAAAATTTACCTGAATATACTTCGTCTCAAAGCAAATTAAAATCTCAAACAGAATCTTGGCAAAAAGAAATTGAGCAAAAACAAGAAAATTTAGCTAAATTACAAGCCGAATTCGAAGCCGAAAAGATTTTATTAACGGCAGAACAGGTGAAAGAGCAAGAGAAAAAGCTAGCGGATGAAGTGGCAGCTGTAAGAATTTT of Empedobacter falsenii contains these proteins:
- a CDS encoding OmpH family outer membrane protein, with the protein product MKKWISFIALFFGLASFSFAQRFCYVDSQYILENLPEYTSSQSKLKSQTESWQKEIEQKQENLAKLQAEFEAEKILLTAEQVKEQEKKLADEVAAVRILQDKRYGPNGDLVNLRRSMVKPLQDQIYNATKEVADKRGYGFVFDKGSDLIMIYTDPKFDISREVLMTLRPELKPNNSKTSTSGNNKTSNSSNKTRK